A region from the Solibacillus sp. FSL H8-0523 genome encodes:
- a CDS encoding GNAT family N-acetyltransferase — MEFTYSDKGNNHGALEYELNGERVAEITWVLRDNVMNMNHTYVSDVLRGKGVAKKLLDAAADYARKNNLKMNAICSYVVSAFEKSDAYDDVKA; from the coding sequence ATGGAATTTACGTATAGCGATAAGGGGAATAATCACGGTGCACTTGAGTATGAACTAAACGGAGAGCGTGTAGCAGAGATCACATGGGTATTACGCGACAATGTCATGAACATGAATCATACGTATGTATCTGATGTGTTAAGAGGCAAAGGGGTAGCCAAAAAACTATTAGACGCAGCAGCAGACTATGCACGTAAAAATAATTTAAAAATGAATGCGATTTGTTCTTATGTTGTATCAGCTTTTGAAAAAAGTGATGCATACGATGATGTAAAAGCATAA
- a CDS encoding DUF1002 domain-containing protein, whose translation MKQKWIALIAVFALMLSIVLPLNASAATTAKNPINEKLGVPIVVYGSNLSAEEKENVKIALRVDKETEVDEITISGQDLAKYIKDSNPSSRMFSSAKITRQDAGKGLVISIVTPENITQVTSEMYASAMLTAGIEDAIVEIAAPKPVTGHSALVGIYKAYEVKTGETLDIERTDVANDELSVATSLAESAGVTDAQVAELLTEIKKVIAENKPESKEEVQQIVEDQLAKFQINLSDRDRQLLVDLMDRISNLNIDFSKWSDQLSDLSTEFNEKFGAILEDEGFWQSVKNFFNSLIDTISSWFSKE comes from the coding sequence ATGAAACAAAAATGGATCGCACTTATCGCGGTATTTGCATTAATGCTGTCAATCGTACTACCGCTTAATGCTTCTGCTGCAACAACAGCGAAAAATCCGATTAACGAAAAATTAGGGGTACCAATTGTTGTTTATGGAAGTAATTTATCTGCAGAGGAAAAAGAAAATGTAAAGATCGCTTTACGTGTAGACAAAGAAACTGAAGTAGATGAAATTACAATTTCAGGTCAAGATTTAGCAAAATATATTAAAGATTCAAACCCAAGCTCTCGTATGTTCTCGTCAGCAAAAATTACACGTCAAGATGCAGGCAAGGGGCTCGTGATTAGCATTGTAACACCAGAAAATATTACACAAGTTACATCAGAAATGTATGCAAGTGCGATGTTAACAGCGGGTATTGAAGATGCAATCGTAGAAATCGCCGCACCGAAGCCTGTAACGGGTCATTCAGCGTTAGTAGGAATCTATAAAGCCTACGAAGTAAAAACGGGTGAAACGCTTGATATTGAGCGAACGGACGTTGCGAATGATGAACTATCGGTTGCGACATCACTTGCAGAATCTGCAGGGGTAACAGACGCACAAGTAGCAGAATTATTAACAGAAATTAAAAAGGTTATCGCTGAAAATAAACCAGAATCAAAAGAAGAAGTACAACAAATTGTAGAAGACCAATTAGCAAAATTCCAAATTAACTTAAGTGATCGAGACCGCCAGCTACTGGTAGATTTAATGGATCGTATTAGTAATTTAAATATTGATTTCAGTAAATGGTCAGATCAATTATCAGATTTATCGACGGAGTTTAACGAAAAATTTGGTGCGATTTTAGAAGATGAAGGCTTCTGGCAAAGTGTGAAGAACTTCTTCAATAGCTTAATTGATACCATTTCTTCTTGGTTCTCAAAAGAATAG
- a CDS encoding S1-like domain-containing RNA-binding protein: MNQLMKSGQVVSLTVLEEQGSRYILTNGDIEIPVNASDVVESITIGDTVQVFLYTDRRGELQATTAVPHITEANYGFARVLKVTKEGAFCDIGTSREVLVRAEDLPVIDEVWPEAGDQLYMTLRTDRNGDLFGRLATEEKVNEMYEAATEEMFNKTITARPYRLLPVGSFLLGVEVPYRIFVHESEMKAEPRLGQEVSVRIIDVKEDGSLNGSFLPRKHERLGEDAEKIFAYLESVGGKMPFSDKSTPEEIDEMFGMSKGAFKRALGTLMKARKINQQDGWTEIV; encoded by the coding sequence ATGAATCAATTAATGAAATCAGGACAAGTTGTTAGCTTAACGGTATTAGAGGAACAAGGATCACGCTATATTTTAACGAATGGTGATATTGAAATTCCGGTAAATGCTTCAGATGTAGTAGAAAGCATTACGATTGGCGATACCGTTCAAGTATTTTTATATACGGACCGCCGTGGGGAACTACAAGCAACGACAGCCGTACCACATATTACAGAGGCCAATTACGGCTTTGCACGCGTATTGAAGGTAACAAAAGAAGGGGCGTTCTGTGACATCGGGACTTCTCGTGAAGTGCTTGTACGTGCAGAGGACCTACCAGTAATCGATGAAGTATGGCCAGAAGCGGGCGACCAATTATACATGACATTACGTACAGACCGTAATGGCGATCTATTCGGTCGTTTAGCGACAGAAGAAAAAGTAAATGAAATGTACGAAGCGGCAACAGAAGAAATGTTCAACAAAACGATTACAGCACGCCCATATCGTTTATTACCAGTTGGTTCATTCTTACTTGGTGTAGAAGTACCGTACCGTATTTTTGTACACGAATCAGAAATGAAGGCTGAGCCACGTTTGGGTCAAGAAGTGAGCGTTCGTATTATCGATGTAAAAGAAGATGGCTCATTAAACGGTTCATTTTTACCGCGCAAGCATGAACGTTTAGGTGAGGATGCAGAAAAAATCTTTGCTTACTTAGAGAGCGTTGGTGGCAAAATGCCGTTCAGTGATAAATCAACACCAGAAGAAATCGATGAAATGTTTGGTATGAGTAAAGGTGCATTCAAGCGTGCGTTAGGTACATTAATGAAAGCCCGTAAAATTAATCAACAAGATGGTTGGACAGAAATTGTTTAA
- the mntR gene encoding transcriptional regulator MntR, translating to MPTPSMEDHIEQIYLLIENKGYARVSDIAEALSVLPSSVTKMVQKLDKDGYLVYEKYRGLTLTPKGQKLGKRLVQRHELLEQFLRLIGVDEERIYNDVEGIEHHLSWNSIDRIADLVQLLEDEPQLTRKLEEMKSNHSM from the coding sequence ATGCCAACACCTAGCATGGAGGACCACATCGAACAAATTTATTTATTAATTGAAAATAAGGGATATGCTCGTGTGTCCGATATTGCAGAAGCTTTATCTGTTCTACCTTCCTCGGTTACAAAAATGGTGCAGAAGTTAGATAAAGATGGATATTTAGTCTATGAAAAATATAGAGGGTTAACATTAACACCAAAAGGGCAAAAATTAGGGAAGCGACTTGTGCAACGTCATGAGTTGCTCGAACAATTTTTACGTTTGATTGGGGTCGATGAAGAGCGCATTTATAATGATGTAGAAGGTATTGAGCATCATTTAAGCTGGAATTCAATCGATCGAATTGCCGATCTTGTACAACTGTTAGAAGATGAGCCTCAATTGACAAGGAAGCTAGAAGAAATGAAATCAAATCATAGTATGTAA
- a CDS encoding late competence development ComFB family protein, with product MAKMKLVNVTEEIVRGLVSFLLHGVEYQTFCHCEQCEMDVNAIALNALPTRYVASEKARDAVFKQLNTPESIEEINKQIIRALHVVNRYPSH from the coding sequence ATGGCAAAAATGAAATTAGTGAATGTCACCGAAGAAATTGTCCGAGGACTAGTTAGCTTCTTACTTCATGGTGTTGAATATCAAACATTTTGTCATTGTGAACAATGCGAAATGGATGTCAATGCAATTGCTTTAAATGCGTTACCGACACGCTATGTAGCTTCAGAAAAAGCGCGGGATGCAGTATTCAAACAGTTAAATACACCTGAGAGTATTGAAGAGATTAACAAGCAAATTATTCGCGCGCTTCATGTCGTGAATCGATATCCAAGCCATTAA
- a CDS encoding penicillin acylase family protein has protein sequence MVQKAKPTWRKWVNLIVWAIGVVIILGGVVIAGIHMYVANSKPLIEGEVIVSILDDNVEVTRDDMGVPHITAKSEADLYRAQGYVQAQDRLFQMDLARRQASGTLAEVVGASAVETDKYFRTFSLRKAAELSWEGYDADSKKILEWFAEGVNAFIDEVSDTSKLSYEFKLLGYKPSPWIPIDSLTIGKYMAYDLGGNWNQQAFRSWAIQNFTEEEAKELFVEYPENAKSIIEANVNLETNIASAFTTDYLPSEFNGSNNWVIGGELTESGKPLLADDPHLGLSSPSVWYQMHLQSPEQNVSGVIFAGIPGIILGHNEEIAWGVTNVNPDVQDLYIEVPNPENPYQFEYDGQWEDATVRQEPINVKGGKTVDFEVVETRHGPIISNIMLKDTEVKEQFAMQWTALQSTQELRAILGFNKAANWEEFETALEDFKAPAQNFVFASQDGTIAYKANGLVPIRKQGTGALPVPGNSSEYGWESYIPFDELPTVINPEEGYVATANNEIIGKEYPYHISNLWAQPYRYERIVEMIETPVYDKTTGEQLKMTLADMKAMQMDKKNLHAEEFLPSLLGTIKAQDTEGKYAKVITLLEKWEYYDDKDQGAPLVYHFLIENMEKALFEDAMPADVYKMMPGKSQITDQMLRDAYTGNEGVWVKEEGGLDSFVYTAFEDAVTKVQGKFGAAVSNWKWGSYNKLTFNSPLASANDILAYYLNPEKIAVGGSSVTVQAAAEDGNGNVIHGASWRFAVDLNDLSTAHHIVGPGQSGHVKSKWYDNQISNWAYGRYHKTNINDVIHTNYDLVLKAQ, from the coding sequence ATGGTACAAAAAGCAAAGCCAACATGGCGTAAATGGGTGAACCTTATTGTTTGGGCTATTGGTGTGGTCATCATTTTAGGTGGTGTCGTAATCGCAGGAATACATATGTATGTAGCAAATTCAAAGCCGTTAATTGAAGGTGAAGTGATTGTTAGCATTTTAGATGATAATGTCGAAGTAACACGTGATGACATGGGCGTTCCTCATATTACAGCAAAATCAGAAGCGGACCTTTACCGTGCACAAGGCTATGTACAAGCACAGGACCGTCTATTCCAAATGGATTTAGCACGTCGTCAAGCGAGTGGTACATTAGCAGAAGTAGTGGGCGCATCAGCAGTAGAAACAGACAAATATTTCCGTACATTTAGCTTACGTAAGGCAGCAGAACTTTCATGGGAAGGTTATGATGCGGATTCAAAAAAAATTTTAGAATGGTTTGCTGAAGGGGTGAATGCTTTCATCGACGAAGTAAGCGACACAAGTAAATTATCATATGAATTTAAATTATTAGGATACAAGCCATCACCATGGATACCAATCGACTCATTAACAATTGGTAAATATATGGCCTACGATTTAGGTGGTAACTGGAATCAACAAGCCTTCCGTTCTTGGGCAATACAAAACTTCACGGAAGAAGAGGCAAAAGAGCTCTTTGTTGAATATCCAGAAAACGCAAAATCAATTATTGAAGCCAACGTAAACTTAGAAACAAATATCGCCTCAGCATTTACAACAGATTACTTACCATCAGAATTTAACGGTAGTAACAACTGGGTAATCGGTGGTGAGTTAACCGAGTCAGGTAAGCCGTTACTTGCAGATGATCCTCACTTAGGGCTAAGTTCACCATCTGTTTGGTATCAAATGCACCTACAATCACCAGAGCAAAATGTCAGCGGTGTAATTTTTGCCGGGATTCCAGGGATTATTTTAGGACATAACGAAGAAATCGCATGGGGTGTAACGAACGTAAACCCAGATGTGCAAGATTTATATATCGAAGTACCAAATCCAGAAAATCCTTATCAATTTGAATATGACGGTCAGTGGGAAGATGCTACAGTTCGCCAAGAGCCAATTAACGTAAAAGGCGGCAAAACAGTAGACTTTGAAGTCGTGGAAACACGTCACGGCCCTATTATTTCTAACATTATGTTAAAAGATACAGAGGTCAAAGAGCAGTTTGCAATGCAGTGGACAGCATTGCAGTCAACGCAAGAGTTACGGGCGATTTTAGGCTTCAACAAAGCGGCAAACTGGGAAGAGTTTGAAACAGCGCTGGAAGACTTTAAAGCACCTGCACAAAACTTTGTATTCGCATCACAAGACGGCACAATTGCTTACAAAGCAAACGGTTTAGTACCAATTCGTAAACAAGGTACAGGTGCATTACCAGTACCGGGTAATTCTTCTGAATACGGCTGGGAAAGCTATATCCCGTTCGATGAATTGCCAACAGTCATTAACCCAGAAGAGGGCTATGTCGCAACAGCAAATAACGAAATTATCGGCAAGGAATACCCTTACCACATTTCAAACCTTTGGGCGCAGCCATATCGCTATGAGCGCATCGTTGAAATGATTGAAACACCTGTATACGATAAAACAACAGGTGAACAATTAAAAATGACGCTAGCCGATATGAAAGCGATGCAAATGGATAAGAAAAACTTACATGCAGAAGAGTTTTTACCAAGCTTACTAGGGACAATTAAAGCACAGGATACAGAAGGTAAGTACGCAAAAGTTATCACATTACTAGAAAAGTGGGAGTACTATGACGACAAAGATCAAGGTGCACCGCTTGTGTATCATTTCTTAATTGAAAACATGGAAAAAGCACTATTTGAAGATGCAATGCCGGCGGACGTTTATAAAATGATGCCTGGTAAATCACAAATTACGGACCAAATGCTACGTGATGCATATACTGGGAACGAAGGTGTATGGGTTAAAGAAGAAGGCGGTTTAGATTCATTTGTGTACACAGCCTTTGAAGATGCCGTAACAAAAGTTCAAGGTAAATTTGGTGCAGCAGTTTCAAATTGGAAGTGGGGTAGCTATAATAAGCTAACATTCAATTCACCGCTTGCAAGTGCCAATGATATTTTAGCTTATTATTTAAATCCTGAAAAAATAGCGGTTGGTGGTTCGAGTGTAACCGTTCAGGCGGCAGCGGAAGATGGTAACGGTAATGTGATTCACGGAGCATCATGGCGATTCGCTGTGGACTTAAATGATTTATCGACAGCCCATCACATCGTAGGTCCAGGTCAAAGCGGACACGTAAAGTCAAAATGGTACGATAATCAAATCTCAAATTGGGCGTATGGTCGTTACCACAAAACAAATATCAATGATGTAATTCATACAAACTACGATTTAGTATTAAAAGCACAGTAA